A region from the Mustela erminea isolate mMusErm1 chromosome 10, mMusErm1.Pri, whole genome shotgun sequence genome encodes:
- the KDF1 gene encoding keratinocyte differentiation factor 1 — MPRPGHPRPSSGPPRLGPWERPTELCVETFDEPSQPPPSRRTRRPDPKDPGHHGPESLTFISSSPESAAEPPACCLPWRPWVWDWCRAAFCFRRCRSCLQRCGACMRGCSLCLSAGDSPEGAAEASWAKEHNGVPPSPDRAPPSRRDGQRLKSTMGSSFSYPDVKLKGIPVYPYRSTTSPAPDADSCCKEPLAEPPPMRHSLPSTLASSPRGSEEYYSFHESDLDLPEIGSGSMSSREIDVLIFKKLTELFSVHQIDELAKCTSDTVFLEKTSKISDLISSITQDYHLDEQDAEGRLVRGIIRISTRKSRARPQTTEGRSVRGAAPAAAPDSGHETMVGSGLSQDELTVQISQETTADVIARRLRPYGAPGYPASHDSSFQGTDTDSSGAPLLQVYC; from the exons ATGCCCCGCCCTGGACACCCCCGCCCATCATCTGGGCCCCCACGCTTGGGACCCTGGGAGCGGCCAACAGAACTATGCGTGGAGACTTTTGATGAGCCATCCCAACCCCCACCAAGCCGCCGCACCCGCAGGCCAGACCCCAAGGACCCTGGCCACCATGGGCCCGAGAGCCTTACCTTCATCTCCAGCTCTCCTGAGTCTGCTGCTGAGCCCCCGGCCTGCTGCCTGCCCTGGAGACCGTGGGTGTGGGACTGGTGCCGGGCTGCCTTCTGCTTCCGCCGCTGCCGGAGTTGCCTCCAGCGATGCGGGGCCTGCATGCGGGGCTGCAGCCTCTGCTTGTCTGCTGGCGACTCCCCTGAGGGGGCTGCTGAAGCCAGCTGGGCCAAAGAACACAATGGAGTACCCCCCAGCCCCGATCGCGCACCTCCCAGCCGGCGGGACGGCCAGCGGCTCAAGTCAACCATGGGTAGCAGTTTCAGCTACCCTGACGTCAAGCTCAAAGGCATCCCTGTGTATCCCTACCGCAGcaccacctccccagcccctgatGCGGACTCCTGCTGCAAGGAGCCACTGGCTGAACCCCCACCCATGCGGCACAGCCTGCCTAGCACCCTCGCCAGCAGCCCTCGTGGCTCCGAAGAGTACTACTCCTTCCATGAGTCGGACCTGGACCTGCCTGAGATAGGAAGCGGCTCCATGTCCAGCCGAGAGATCGATGTGCTCATCTTCAAGAAGCTGACCGAGTTATTCAGTGTACACCAGATTGACGAGCTGGCCAAGTGCACATCAGACACTGTGTTCCTGGAGAAGACCAGTAAGATCTCGGACCTTATCAGCAGCATCACCCAGGACTACCACCTGGATGAGCAGGATGCCGAGGGCCGCCTGGTTCGCGGCATCATTCGCATCAGTACCCGCAAGAGCCGAGCCCGCCCGCAGACCACAGAGGGCCGCTCCGTGCGGGGTGCAgcccctgctgctgcccctgacAGTGGCCACGAGACCATGGTGGGCTCAGGGCTCAGCCAGGATG AACTCACAGTGCAGATCTCCCAGGAGACCACTGCAGATGTCATCGCCAGGAGGCTGAGGCCTTATGGAGCCCCAG gaTACCCAGCCAGCCACGATTCATCCTTCCAGGGCACAGACACAGACTCGTCAGGAGCACCGCTGCTCCAGGTGTACTGCTAA